In the genome of Dehalococcoidia bacterium, the window GGTTCCGACAATTGTATAAATGTGAGAATCGGCAAAGATAGAGTTATCGTCAAGTCCGAAAATCACGCTGAGTTTAATCATGGAGATGACATTCGATTGAATTTTAGCCGCAGCAATGCCATCCTGTTTCGCTGTTCAGCAGATAGCATCAATCAGGAAGCCATGCATCTGGCTTTATCGGCAGTGTAAATCAGCAAGTAAAATTCTGTCGACGCTCGAATACTCTCATTATGATACCAATCAGGCTACTGCCATTATGGCAATAGCCTTCAGGATGTTGCACTACTCGAAAAATGAGATTTTTCGGCTAATACGCCTGCAGCGGGTCTTCAGCCTTTCTCCAGCTCTTCCGTGATGTCCTGTGTCATTTTGAGGAAAAGCTTCCGGATTTTTTTCATCACCTCGGCCGCGGCCTGTTCGCCGGCTTTGCGGGCTTCCGCGGCCGCCTGGCGGGCCTCAGCCGCTGCTTTCTCTGCAGTCACGATACTTGTTTCTATATCGTCAAGGATTTCAGGTAACGGTTTTTCCAGTATGATATGTTTTTTTTCTTTAGGTTCCATGTGAATCCTCCCTGGTTGTAATAATTTGTGTGTTTTACTATTTTTAATCATAACTTAAACCAAAAGATCTGTCACTATATAAATGTAAATAAGCCAGCCGGCTGCCATGCTTGAAATGATAGAAGCGGTGCTTAAAGCGAGGGAAGAGAATCCTCCGACTGTTAAAATCCTTGCGGTTTACTCCAGCCTCGGAGGGAAGTGGTGGTTTTTCTCTGCGCCAAACATTATGTCGTATTATTTTTGTTACTAGTCCGGTTAAAGTTTTGAATCGAAATCCAGACCCGCGGCATCGACACCGGCCTCTTCAAGCCTGGCTTTCGCCAGTTCCAGCTTCAACCGGAGCTCGTTGAGGCGCATTTTCAAGGCCTCGTTTTCAAGTTCCATCGCGTTCAACTTGTTGCGCATGGCGTTGGTGAATAACGTGATCAGGGATTCGGTATCCGCCATATCGAAATTATCAGCCATCTTGTTCCTTTCTTTAATGCAATCCGTGGGTTAGTGCGACTATTATACCACCATTCCCTTCCTATTTTCCTTTATCACTAATGGCAGACGCAGACAAGGGCTTTGACGTGCGCGGTGGGGGGGTGGCATAATGGGTAGTCTTGTTAATCGAATCTATATGCGGTTCACGCGGGATGCGCCTGGAACTGGATTGTAATGGATAGCCCCCCGGTTAAACTCGGTTTGCGCGCGCTGCCCAGGCGCCAGATAGTCCTGACTATGGCGGGTGTACTCATGGCACTGTTCATGAGCTCGCTTGACCAGACCATAGTGAACACTGCCATGCCGCGTATCATCGTGGACCTGAATGGTTTTGCCCACTATACCTGGATAATCACTATCTACATCATTACCTCGGCCATAACCATCCCCATCATCGGCAAGCTGACCGACATGTATGGGCGCAAGCCGTTCTACATCGCCGGGATTGTCATATTCACCATCTCATCGTTTCTCTCCGGCTTAAGCCAGAGTATGATGCAGCTCATCATCTTCCGCGGCATACAGGGCATCGGCGCCGGCGCCATGATAGCCAATGCCTTTACAGTCATCGCCGATATTTTCCCGCCCGCGGAGCGCGGCAAATACCAGGGCATCATCAGCGCTGTTTTCGGCATATCGGCCATCGTTGGTCCTTCGCTCGGCGGTTTTATCACGGATACTCTTTCATGGCACTGGATATTCTTCGTGAATGTGCCTATTGGCACTGCCGTCGTCGTTCTTTTCATATTGTTTTTCCCGGATGTCCGCCCGGCAGCGGGACATCGCCACCAGGTCGACTATCCCGGCATATTCACCCTATCGGTCGGCGTGGCTGCGCTGCTGCTGGCTCTGTCCTGGGGCGGCGCGCAGTATCCCTGGAATTCGTTCCCGGTAATCGGCCTACTCGCCCTGTTTGCGGTCATGCTGGTAGCCTTTTTATATACTGAAATCAGGAGTCGCGAGCCGATCATCCCGCTATCTCTTTTCGGTAACCGCATTGTCGCCGTTTCTGAAATCGTGGTTTTTCTAACCGCCTTCGGCATGTTCGGAGCCATTACCTTCGTCCCGCTCTTTTTTCAAGGCGTGCTGGGAGCTACGGCGACCGCCAGCGGCGGATTTTTAACGCCCATGATTTTGGGGCAAGTAAGCGGCAGCTTTATTTCTGGACAGTTGCTGTCGAGAACGGGAGGGCATTACCGCGTTCAGGGCGTGTTTGGTTTGGGACTTATGGCGGTTGGAATATTCTTTCTATCCAGGATGGGGACTGACACCAGTTTCGTAGTTGCCATCGTCAATATAGTTATGACGGGTTTCGGCCTGGGCATGACAATGCCTCTATATACCATCGCCGTACAGAATACTGTTCCCTATAACATGCTGGGAGTCGCTACCTCATCTGTACCCTTCATACGCTCGATCGGCGCCTCGGTTGGCCTAGCTATCTTCGGCTCCACCATGACTTCTCGCTTCGCGGCTGAATTCACGGGGCGGCTTTCACCGGCGCTCAGAGACGCGTTGCCGGCGGCACAGATAGATGCGCTGGGGCACAATCCGCAGACACTTCTCAGCGCAGCCTCGCAGGCGGAACTCAAGGATTTCCTGATGCAGGCCAGCCCGCAGGGAAGTCAGCTGTTCGATCAGCTTCAGGAAACGCTCAAACAGGCGTTAAGCTCGGCGCTGCGTGAGGTTTTTATCATCTCGCTGATTACGGCTGTCCTGGCTATAGGCGTGCACCTCTTTATAAAAGAAATACCGCTGCGCAAAGAACACAGGAACAGATAGCCGTACAGCGGTCCCAGCAGTGCGACACCCTCCGTATAGCCTAGCCAAACGGGGCTAATATGTGTATAATGTAGCCCAAAAATATTTCAGAAATCATATAGAAAAGGAGAAAACTTAATGCCCGGTCTTTTCTGGATAGTGCCCGTATCCGGTGTGCTCACGGTGCTGTTCGTGCTGTGGCTGGCACGCAACGTGCTCAAGCGCGACAGCGGCACGCCCAAGATGAAGGAAATAGGCGACATGATCTTCCAGGGCGCCTGGGCTTTCATGAAGCGTCAGTACAGCACGATTGCCATTTTCTCGGTGGCGATAGCCATTATCATCGGCGTCCTGGTCGGCGTGCTGGGCGGCAATGAAGCCGGATATACCGGCTTTGCCATCGGCTGGCGTACTTCTGTGGCCTTCCTGGTGGGAGCCCTGTGCTCCGCCGTAGCCGGTTTTGTTGGCATGTATATAGCTGTCAAATCCAACGTCCGCTGCGCCTCCGCCGCTCAGAAAAGCCTGAGGGAGGCGGTAACCGTAGCTTTGCGGGGTGGTGGCGTGGCTGGATTCCTCATTACAGCGTTGAGCCTTATCGGTGTCACGGTTATATTTTTTGCCTTCGGGGGATACAGCAAACCCGAAATCGCTCCTCACCTCATCGTGGGTTTTGGCTTCGGTGCCAGTTTCGTGGCCCTTTTCGCACAACTCGGCGGCGGTATTTATACCAAGGCCGCTGATGTGGGCGCCGACCTGGTCGGCAAGGTGGAATCGGGCATTCCGGAAGATGACCCGCGCAATCCCGCCGTGATTGCGGACCTGGTGGGTGATAACGTCGGCGACTGCGCCGGACGCGGCGCGGACCTTTTCGAATCCACGGCTGCCGAGAATATCGGCGCCATGATCCTGGGTATCGCGGCTTATCTGGTAACAAAAAATGTCGTCTGGATACTCTTTCCGCTGGTGGTGCGCGGCTTCGGCATGGTCGCCAGCATGGTGGGGTTGATGGTCGTCAAAGCCAAGGAGGGCGAAAACCCCATGAATGCCCTCAACCGCGGCTATTATGTGGCGCTCCTCCTCTCCGTGGTTGGCCTTTTCCTGAGCGTCTACTTTATGCTGCACAAGGACCTCAATGGCAAGGAGATGTGGCTTTTCGCTGCCGGGCTGGTGGGCATTATCGCCAGTGTTATCGTGGTCTTCGTGACACAGTATTACACCGAGTTCCGTTTCCGCCCCGTTAGAGAGATCGCAGAGGCTTCCAAGACCGGGCCGGCCACCAACATCATCGCCGGGCTTTCGGTAGGTTTTGAAACCACTTTTGCTACGGCTCTTATCATCGGCGTAGCCCTCATGCTGGCTTACTGGTTTGGCACTCTTAGCGGTGTGGCTGGCGCTGGCGCGTTCGGTACTGCCGTGGCCACCATGGGCATGCTGATGACCTGTCCCTACATCCTTACTATGGATACATTCGGCCCTATTACCGACAACGCCAACGGCATTAACGAGATGGCTGGCGCCGGGCCCGAGGTGCGCAAAATTACAGACCGTCTGGATGCGGTCGGCAATACTACCAAGGCCTTGACCAAGGGCTATGCGCTGGTTTCAGCCGGTCTGGCGGCTTTCCTGCTGTTCCAGGCCTATCTCGACCGAGTCTCATTCATCAAGTTTGGTGTAGTCGGACAATATGCGGTAGTCGATATCGCCCGCATTGAGGTTTTTGTGGGCGCTTTGCTGGCCGCAATGGTGGTCTATCTGTTCAGCGCCATGGCCATAAAAGCCGTCGGCAAAACAGCCGGTAAAATTATCGAAGAAGTTCGCCGCCAGTTCAAGGCTGACCCTGAAATACTCAATCCCAAAGATCCCGCTCATCCCCACAAACCGGATTATGCCAGGGCCGTGGATATCACCGCCCGCGCCGGCCTGCATGAGATGATTGCCCCCGGACTTCTTCCCGTCCTCGCTCCGGTCATTGTCGGGCTTGTTTTCAAGTGGATGGGCTACGATGCGCCCATGGTGGTAGCTGCCTTCCTGATGGTGGGAACCATCGGCGGCATCATGATGGCGTCGTTTATGAACAACGGCGGCGGCGCCTGGGACAATGCCAAGAAGATGATTGAAGACGGGCAGCTCAAGGACGAAAAGGGCAACGTTCTCGGCAAGAAGACCCCCGCTCACGCGGCAGCCGTGGTGGGCGATACTATCGGCGACCCCCTTAAAGATACGGCCGGCCCTTCCCTGCACGTCTTAATCAAACTCCTGGCTACTATCACTCTGGTATTGGTTCCTCTGTTCATCTAACAACTCAGCAATGTTGAAAAACCGAGGGGCAGCCAGGCGGCTGCCCCTTCTTTGTTTATATCGAGAGGTTGTTTCGTGTAAAATATGTTCTGACATGGACAACAAAGACCTGGAACTCCTGGAATTTCCCCGTATCAGAGATATTATCGCCGGGTATTGTTCCTTTTCTCTGAGCCGCGAGGCGGCGCTCGGCCTCACGCCCTCGTCAGACTTTGCCGAGGTCGAGGCACGGCTGGCCGAATCTTCAGAGGCACGCCATCTTCTTGAAGCGGAACCCTCAATCGGCGTATCCGGCATCGAGGATGTCACCTCGGTAGTCATCGCTGCCGGGCGGGGCAAGATACTCGACCCGCAAAGCCTCAACGCCGTACGCGTCACCCTGGAGGTGCTCAGAATACTGCGGGAGAAAGTTTCGCATCACGCAGAAGAACTGCCACACCTCTGGGCTTATGCCTGCAATATCACGGCGCACGGAGGGCTGGGAAACGTCATCAGCCGCGCTATTTCGCCTGATGGAGAGCTGCTGCCCAACGCCTCGGCCAAACTGGCCTCCATCCGCCATAACCAGCGCTCGCGCCGCGCCGAGCTGGTGGATAAGCTCCAGGCTTACATCACCTCTGACGCCGGCCGCCGCTACATACAGGAACCGATTGTCACCGAGCGCGAAGGCCGTTTCGTCATCGCCGTCAAAAGTGAATTCCGCGGCGAGGTCAAAGGCATCGTCCACGATGTTTCCAACAGCGGTGCCAGTATTTTCGTAGAACCCTGGCAGACTCTTGAGTTGGGTAATGCCATCAAGGAACTCCAGATTGAAGAACAGCGCGAGATAGAGCGCATACTCACTGAGCTGAGCGCTGCTGTGGGAGATATCTGTGACAGTATCTCGGCGGGCATCAAGGCCGCCGCCGCGATTGATTTTTCGCTGGCAAGGGCCCGTTTTGCGGGACGCTTCAGAGCCACTGAAGCGCAAATCTACCGCCCCACCGATGCCAAGCCGCCATTGGTACACCTTGAGGCAGCGCGCCATCCCCTTATAGGCGACAGCGCTGTGCCCATAGATGTCGACCTCGGGAAGGACTTCTCCGTGCTGGTCATCACCGGCCCCAACACCGGCGGCAAGACGGTGTGTCTCAAGACAGTTGGCCTGTTATGCGCCATGACACAGGCTGGCCTGCCCATTCCGGCCTCCCCCGCCAGCCACCTGCCGGTACTGGACGGCATTTACGCCGACATCGGCGACGAGCAAAGCATAGCGCAGACCCTCTCCACCTTCGGCTGGCACATGAGCAACATCAGTCGCATACTCAAATCGGCGCGGGGCTACAATCTCGTCGTGCTCGACGAGCTGGGGGCCAGCACCGACCCGCTGGAAGGTTCCGCCCTGGCGCGCGCCATACTGCTTTTCCTGCTGCAAAACAAGTTTCTGGCGGCGGTAACCACGCACTACACCGACCTGAAAGTGTTTGCCCACGTCACGCCGGGGCTGGAAAACGCCTCCTTCGATTTCGATCCCCGCACCCTCACCCCCACTTTTCACCTGACGCTGGGCATTCCGGGCGGCTCGAACGCCATCGCCACGGCATCTCACTTCGGGCTGCCGGAAGCGGTGGTTTCTCAGGCACGCGCCGCGCTCAGCCAGGAAAACCAGCAGATGGAGACGCTTCTTATCAGCCTGAATGCCGAAAAGCAGCATCTTGTTGACGTCAACAAAGAGCTGGAGAGAGAGAAGAGTACTTATCTGAAGCAGAACGAGATGCTTTCCGCCGAACTCAAAAAACTATGCGACGAGCAACAGGCCATGATACGTTCCGCCCGCGACGATATCGTGGCCGAGGTAGCCTCGCTGCAAAAAGAGATAAACAGCGCCTCGGCGGAGCTTAAAAGGCAGGTGTCGAAGACGGCTGTCAGCGGAGCGCGCGAGTCCTCCAAAAAAGTGAGGGAACGACTGAACCAGGGCATCTTCGCCCGGCAGACGGAACAGGCCGCCACATCGGAAGAGGGCGAGATAGCGGTGGGAGACCGCGTGTGGCTCAGGGAGTATGACGTCAAGGGCACGGTCACGGCGCTGAACCCGGAAAGCGGCCAGGTTGAGGTCATTGCCGGGGCCCTGCGTTTCAGGGTCGGACGGGACAATGTCGCCCGGTTGTCGGGCGCGCAGCCGGAAGCCTCTCAGGCGGTGAAACTGCACACGGCTCCCCGCTCCGTGCCCATGGAGCTTGACCTGCGCGGCAAACGTGCGGAGGAAATCGAGCCGCTACTGGACAACTACCTGAGCGACGCCGCCGTGGCGCGGTTGCCGTGGGTGCGCATCATTCACGGCTTCGGCACGGGCGCGGTGCGCAGCATTGTGCGGGAAATGGCCGGGCGGCACCCGCTGGCAAAGAGCTTCAAGAGCGCCGAACAGAATGAGGGCGGCGGCGGGGCGACGATTATCAATTTGAGGTAAGGCCGGCCTGATTATCCTCGAAAAAAGAGAGGAAGAAAATGCCTATTCTAGTTGATACAATTACGTAGAGGAAATTGGTATTGGCTAAACAACTATATCAGCAGGCTGTTGTTCAATCAATGTCAAGACACAGTAGTGTCGGCAGGATTATGTCGGTTATTGGTTTTGACATATCTGTGGAGACAACATTAAAAGCCGTGGTAGGTTCACTAGATGCCTCAAGTACTCCAAACGATAGATTTCAGGGCTTGGTCCAACAAGTTGAAAACTTATTAGCTAACGCAGGTTCCAACCAACTGCCAGATAAGGCAAATATCCAACATATTCACGCAATTCGGAATGATGCACAACACAAAGCAAGATACCCTAATGAAATAGAGGTCAGTGACTGTCGCACCTATGCCAGGGATTTTCTACAGAAGATTCTTCAGGACACATGGGGTCTTCAATTTGAAAGAATTAGCCTCATTGACCTTATCCAAAATGATGAGGCGAGGAAATACCTTGCTGATGCTGAATCTGCTTTGGAGAAGGGGGATTACCGTCGTGCAGTGGAAGAGGCAGCTGCCGGGTTAACGCGGGCGCTAGCAAAGGTAAAGGCATCCTTGGTTGGTAAAGACCAGTTGTTCATAGATGGGATTATCGTGCAGAAATCAATACGGGAGCCAGGGCCAGATGAATCTATATTAGAAGCATTCAGAAAGATGCAGGATACTCTAATGTATTTGTCTCTAGGAATGAATATAGCCGACCACATGCATTTTTACGAAATTGCGGGTATGACAATTTTTACAATCAACGGAAAACACGAGCAATTTGGAGTTAAAGAACCGCTTCAGCAAAAGGATGCCGAGTTCGTAGTGGCATATTGCACTGATTCTGTGGTTCAGATTGAAGAGCAAGTAGGCAGCCTCGATAAACCCTTCGGGAAGGATTTTTATTATTGGCACTAATCTAGAAGATTCCCTGGGTCTTCTATGCCTGTTGGTTAACGTTCATATTGGAGTTTTTCAATTCTCTATATAGGCCTTCGCCGCTTTCGTTGTCGGGCCACTGATATTTCTTAAAAAATGCGGCCTTACTCAACGTCTCGACGTCCTTTCTGATTTCCGTACCATTTTCTTTCCGATCAGTCTTGAGGAACAACAAATCCCCACCTGACAAGATAAGCACATTCTCACAGCCGTGTATCGGTTGATTGCCAAGCCACATTAAAACGTTGCTTCCATCACCGACTGG includes:
- a CDS encoding DHA2 family efflux MFS transporter permease subunit; amino-acid sequence: MDSPPVKLGLRALPRRQIVLTMAGVLMALFMSSLDQTIVNTAMPRIIVDLNGFAHYTWIITIYIITSAITIPIIGKLTDMYGRKPFYIAGIVIFTISSFLSGLSQSMMQLIIFRGIQGIGAGAMIANAFTVIADIFPPAERGKYQGIISAVFGISAIVGPSLGGFITDTLSWHWIFFVNVPIGTAVVVLFILFFPDVRPAAGHRHQVDYPGIFTLSVGVAALLLALSWGGAQYPWNSFPVIGLLALFAVMLVAFLYTEIRSREPIIPLSLFGNRIVAVSEIVVFLTAFGMFGAITFVPLFFQGVLGATATASGGFLTPMILGQVSGSFISGQLLSRTGGHYRVQGVFGLGLMAVGIFFLSRMGTDTSFVVAIVNIVMTGFGLGMTMPLYTIAVQNTVPYNMLGVATSSVPFIRSIGASVGLAIFGSTMTSRFAAEFTGRLSPALRDALPAAQIDALGHNPQTLLSAASQAELKDFLMQASPQGSQLFDQLQETLKQALSSALREVFIISLITAVLAIGVHLFIKEIPLRKEHRNR
- a CDS encoding sodium-translocating pyrophosphatase — encoded protein: MPGLFWIVPVSGVLTVLFVLWLARNVLKRDSGTPKMKEIGDMIFQGAWAFMKRQYSTIAIFSVAIAIIIGVLVGVLGGNEAGYTGFAIGWRTSVAFLVGALCSAVAGFVGMYIAVKSNVRCASAAQKSLREAVTVALRGGGVAGFLITALSLIGVTVIFFAFGGYSKPEIAPHLIVGFGFGASFVALFAQLGGGIYTKAADVGADLVGKVESGIPEDDPRNPAVIADLVGDNVGDCAGRGADLFESTAAENIGAMILGIAAYLVTKNVVWILFPLVVRGFGMVASMVGLMVVKAKEGENPMNALNRGYYVALLLSVVGLFLSVYFMLHKDLNGKEMWLFAAGLVGIIASVIVVFVTQYYTEFRFRPVREIAEASKTGPATNIIAGLSVGFETTFATALIIGVALMLAYWFGTLSGVAGAGAFGTAVATMGMLMTCPYILTMDTFGPITDNANGINEMAGAGPEVRKITDRLDAVGNTTKALTKGYALVSAGLAAFLLFQAYLDRVSFIKFGVVGQYAVVDIARIEVFVGALLAAMVVYLFSAMAIKAVGKTAGKIIEEVRRQFKADPEILNPKDPAHPHKPDYARAVDITARAGLHEMIAPGLLPVLAPVIVGLVFKWMGYDAPMVVAAFLMVGTIGGIMMASFMNNGGGAWDNAKKMIEDGQLKDEKGNVLGKKTPAHAAAVVGDTIGDPLKDTAGPSLHVLIKLLATITLVLVPLFI
- a CDS encoding endonuclease MutS2 is translated as MLKNRGAARRLPLLCLYREVVSCKICSDMDNKDLELLEFPRIRDIIAGYCSFSLSREAALGLTPSSDFAEVEARLAESSEARHLLEAEPSIGVSGIEDVTSVVIAAGRGKILDPQSLNAVRVTLEVLRILREKVSHHAEELPHLWAYACNITAHGGLGNVISRAISPDGELLPNASAKLASIRHNQRSRRAELVDKLQAYITSDAGRRYIQEPIVTEREGRFVIAVKSEFRGEVKGIVHDVSNSGASIFVEPWQTLELGNAIKELQIEEQREIERILTELSAAVGDICDSISAGIKAAAAIDFSLARARFAGRFRATEAQIYRPTDAKPPLVHLEAARHPLIGDSAVPIDVDLGKDFSVLVITGPNTGGKTVCLKTVGLLCAMTQAGLPIPASPASHLPVLDGIYADIGDEQSIAQTLSTFGWHMSNISRILKSARGYNLVVLDELGASTDPLEGSALARAILLFLLQNKFLAAVTTHYTDLKVFAHVTPGLENASFDFDPRTLTPTFHLTLGIPGGSNAIATASHFGLPEAVVSQARAALSQENQQMETLLISLNAEKQHLVDVNKELEREKSTYLKQNEMLSAELKKLCDEQQAMIRSARDDIVAEVASLQKEINSASAELKRQVSKTAVSGARESSKKVRERLNQGIFARQTEQAATSEEGEIAVGDRVWLREYDVKGTVTALNPESGQVEVIAGALRFRVGRDNVARLSGAQPEASQAVKLHTAPRSVPMELDLRGKRAEEIEPLLDNYLSDAAVARLPWVRIIHGFGTGAVRSIVREMAGRHPLAKSFKSAEQNEGGGGATIINLR